Part of the Ornithodoros turicata isolate Travis chromosome 6, ASM3712646v1, whole genome shotgun sequence genome, AGGGAGTGCACAGCGTTTGAACACCCGACGGGCACCAACAACCTCATGGCTCTTGTCGATGTGAGGCAAAAGCTCACCGAAGATCTTTCGTTCGTCATCAGCAGTACTAAAAAGAAAGCCAACAACCTCCTCAGCTCTGTGACCTTCATAGAAACAACTTTAAGCCGGCTACACATCCAGTACTGCAAGACTCAGGCTGATATTACCAGCACCTTCGAAGCCTGGAACGAGACGACACTGGAACAGAGCCAGCAAGAAATTCTGATAGACCTGGAATACATCTATAAGAAAAACCTTCTGATAATGGAGCGGCTGGGTAAGAAAGTGCAGGAGAGCCTATGCAAGATCATCAAAGTTTGCGTCATTGCCGAAAGGCTAGCCAACTTCTCTTCTACAAACAAGGAATTACTAGCATTTCAACAACTGCTCGATACAGGTTTCCAGAAAATAATGACATTCAACCCTGAGACACACCTGCAAAGCATGGACCTGGTGTTCGCGCCAAACTTTACCACCCTGCAAGTGAGCATCCGAAATTCCTTGGCCTGGAAAAGCAACACACAAGCCCCGACAAGTTGAAGTGCCCTCTGCGTTTACAGGAAACAACCTTACCAGCCGAGGGCATTGCCGGACTCTTCTCAAACTACGCCACATCAATCATCCTCAAGACTTTGGTGCTCGATCACTCTTGCCTCACATGCACTGCCTGCAAACACACAGCCGTTCCTGCAGTTGCACGCTGCCTTGACTGCGTCCACTACATATGTTTCAATTGTGTAATGGCGCACCAATTCATGCATTGGCTTCAAACCCACCGCGTCCTCACATTGGGTGAGATCCAGATCTATCCAAACAACCTCCGCACTCCGAAAGCAGCACTCCGAAGTCTGGCTGCGTGGAGCATAATCACGACCCGATATAAAGGTCCCTACCACCGACAATCCTTCCAACAGATATTCCCAAACTCCTCTACGAACGAGCAACAACGCGTCATCGAGCACATCATTAATGCGTGAACGCACCTACTGCAGTCGTGCAAGTTGCTCTGCAAGCAATGACCCACGTTCTACAAGGCTCTTGCTTTCTGCGGAAAAATTGTCCACTGTACCAaacccaacatttccctttggGCCTCACCCTTCAGAGCCCAGCGTTAGCCTGCTGCACAGTTTATTCGCCTGTGGTAACCTCCTGCATAACAAGTCCGCAATAACGCGACAGAAAATTCTCTACCACGGCACGTTTGGAGACTTCGACGCCATGGAGGGTCAGTTCACGGAACCGTCTGGAGTAGCTGTTAATGCTCAAGGCGACATTGCCATAGCAGACACCAACCGACATTGTATGCTGGTATTCGACCGAGGCAGCAGATTCAAGATACGCTTCAGCGAGGGCGGCAGGAAAGACGGTCAATTGCATTACCCGAGTCGTGTTTTTGTCGTTCGCGCTTTCGGGGACATCATAGTCACCGAGCGATCTCCAACGCACGAGGTCCAAGTTTTCAACCAGTACAGACAGTTCCTGCGAAAGTTTGGTTCCTCAGTCTTGGAGCATCCGCGCGCAGTCACTGTCGACAGCAAACGACGAATTATCGTCGTTGAATGCAAAGTGATGCGCGTTATCATCTTCGACCTTTGGGGAAACATCTTGAGTCAGTTCAGCTATTCCGAACACCTCGGGTTCCCGAACGTCGTCGCAGCAAATAACAAGGGTGAAATCTTTATCGCGGACAATCGAGCCCATTGTGTGAAGGTGTTCTCCTGCGAAGGTGCACTTCTCAGGCTCATTGGTGGAGCGGGGGTAACCAACTATCCCATAGCTGTCTGCATCAACAAAAATGGTCATCTGGTCGTATCCGAGAATCACCACTGTTTCCACATCACGGTGTTCATGCAATATCTGCTGAGTGCTTTCGAAAGCCACGTGAAGCATGCACATTGCTACGACGTAGCCCTCACGCAAGATAACTCCGTCATATAGAAAGGACTGCAAACTCTACATTTATCGCTATGACCAGTCGCTATGTTCTGAAGGTTGTATGCACTAAAATTTTCCAATGATGCTATAGTATTTGTGGCGTTTCTTCGTTTGTGGCACTTATTTCTGTTTATAGGTTGATGGGATTGGCGTACGTAGGGAATGATTGTCCTTGGAAAAGTAATACTGGTCCTTCTCAAGACAGTCCGTGGTTTAATTTGTCACAAGTGACAAGTAATTCACGTAGGTTTGAACCTGGACTCTCCTGAGTACAGATGAGGGATGCTACCTTTACACCACATGGCATCTCTGAGCTGTAATCAGGAAGGTCCACGTTCAATACCTGGCGCTGGCAGTCAGTTTTTTCATGACTTCGTCCATTAGGCACTTGGAGACTgtaggctatgtgttgtgtctgtccacAGGTCCCAGTCAACCACCTCTCCTACGGATGTCCGGTTATTATCCCAGAGCAAACTGCCTGAATCGACCTATAGATCTCCGTAGGATACCCTTAAAGGATATCTAATGTCCCAAAATTATACAATGAACTACGGACGTCGGATGGACAGAGGACATCGTGTCGGCATCCGTGTCAGTGGACTTCGCAGTGAAATTCGATTAGAATTAGTGCTGAGACTTCAATAAGCATTAATCTAGTGTATCTGGCTCGCAAGTTTGCTTCATTGGCACTTGTGATCCCAAAATACAGTTCATTACCGCGACGCATTTTTGACTGGGGTAGGAGATCATGCACGAAATCGAGAGCAGCTCACGGCTGGCAACAGTGGGCAGGCGGCCGTGGCGGTTGGTTttgaccatggaggaaggaaacacaggagcggcccttccaactttttgccattgggacgggcgtgccagcttcgcactgcattctgggatgctcctgtctaccatgtgaccgctcacgtgacccgaagagcatgcgcaggccagctcccaaagcagacgacgggagccgtgattgtcttgcagttcagatatctgcattgtaatgaacgccgcgcgtccagctttatttgtgtgtgttcggaggtttactcttggtttacccttctactacaagaccggtcagggtctgcaggacaaccacgcaggactagaaacatcattcgcggcagcgatgtttgtgtgacgacgtggccgcgttttgtgtgtttgttgctgaagtggtaaagcatgccagtaatcaaatttgtacaacgatggaggaaatcaattgaatctgcagctgtagcacagcgccagcttacAAAGGAACGATCCAAGATGACTccaggggtacgaaacaaccggtcaagtacgtgcttaccaagaaaacgttattcccgtgacagagctgctttctgttgaacgacagccgcaaccgcgctaataacacgttaacaaaacgttgtttccgcagtggtgctcacattttaagagtaagtgactttggaaaagcataagagcacgaaaagcagcgcgagcaacaaagcgttgccaaaccgaaactttagagaggatcacgtggtggacaggaagtaatggcggttttgacaggagcgaccgccagaggggtcccacggaaatctgctcgaaacggccgctcctgtgtttccttcctccatggttttGACGAGTTTGTGGAGTTTGCCCGTCGATGAGTGTGTCAGCTACACAAGTTGGTACTTGTGCACGCTTCAGTTAAAGTATCACTGAAGCAGAAACGTGTACGACAGGTAAGCTATGCAAAAACAGAACGGTGAGCAGACGCAGCTCATAT contains:
- the LOC135399341 gene encoding B-box type zinc finger protein ncl-1-like; its protein translation is MRERTYCSRASCSASNDPRSTRLLLSAEKLSTVPNPTFPFGPHPSEPSVSLLHSLFACGNLLHNKSAITRQKILYHGTFGDFDAMEGQFTEPSGVAVNAQGDIAIADTNRHCMLVFDRGSRFKIRFSEGGRKDGQLHYPSRVFVVRAFGDIIVTERSPTHEVQVFNQYRQFLRKFGSSVLEHPRAVTVDSKRRIIVVECKVMRVIIFDLWGNILSQFSYSEHLGFPNVVAANNKGEIFIADNRAHCVKVFSCEGALLRLIGGAGVTNYPIAVCINKNGHLVVSENHHCFHITVFMQYLLSAFESHVKHAHCYDVALTQDNSVI